In the genome of Microcoleus sp. FACHB-672, one region contains:
- a CDS encoding DUF937 domain-containing protein → MGLFDQILNAVGNPNQQANPNQLGGILGSVEQLGSNYGADPGATQMALSMVGNYVRSALQQQRATVGPAQAQQIVNQYGGTTPNNQAVQALFPPQMQGHIIQEVAQRTGLNAQTIQMMLPMLIPIVLNFLKTGSNVQNPQQGQNPVLNNFLDADRDGDVDIADAMQLASRHLGQGNR, encoded by the coding sequence ATGGGACTTTTTGACCAAATCTTAAATGCCGTCGGCAATCCCAATCAACAAGCGAATCCCAACCAACTAGGCGGTATTTTGGGAAGCGTGGAACAGTTAGGAAGCAACTACGGTGCCGATCCGGGGGCAACCCAAATGGCCTTATCAATGGTCGGCAACTACGTGCGATCCGCCTTACAGCAACAACGGGCAACCGTCGGCCCAGCACAAGCACAACAAATTGTAAATCAATACGGTGGTACAACACCCAACAACCAAGCAGTTCAGGCATTGTTTCCCCCCCAAATGCAAGGGCATATTATTCAAGAAGTCGCTCAAAGAACCGGATTAAACGCACAAACCATTCAAATGATGCTGCCGATGTTAATCCCAATCGTTCTTAACTTCCTCAAAACAGGATCGAACGTCCAAAATCCGCAGCAAGGACAAAACCCAGTCCTGAATAACTTCTTAGATGCCGATAGGGATGGAGATGTCGATATTGCAGACGCTATGCAATTAGCCAGTCGCCATCTCGGTCAAGGCAATCGCTAG
- a CDS encoding Coq4 family protein, with amino-acid sequence MNILDTPNPSIKKMNTEQQSAIFDSFLALVNAPYGDFSGIGKLSQQLNDDSTLEKLVNFLRQTPQCERAFKERPLLGNLDFSQLHQLPKNTLGYLYSDHMLNNNLKPISINKVECSDSSYLNIHIAETHDIWHIVTGCGIDKPGEVKLEAFYVAQLDHDRLFLALLSKNLLKTSLEEIELCEAIMNALAEGWMMGKKAKPLFGIEWNSLWEKPLEDIRMSLDIPV; translated from the coding sequence ATGAATATTCTTGACACCCCCAACCCCTCAATCAAAAAAATGAATACAGAACAGCAGTCAGCAATCTTTGACAGTTTTTTAGCTCTTGTTAACGCGCCTTATGGGGATTTTTCAGGGATTGGAAAACTTTCTCAACAGCTAAATGATGATTCTACTCTAGAGAAACTTGTGAATTTCCTTCGCCAAACCCCTCAATGTGAAAGGGCTTTTAAAGAACGTCCACTTCTAGGCAACCTTGATTTTTCTCAACTTCATCAGTTACCTAAAAATACGTTAGGCTATCTTTATTCTGATCATATGTTGAATAATAATTTAAAGCCTATTTCGATTAATAAAGTAGAATGTAGTGATTCATCTTATTTAAATATTCATATTGCTGAAACCCATGACATTTGGCATATCGTAACAGGTTGTGGGATAGATAAACCAGGTGAGGTAAAACTCGAAGCATTTTATGTGGCACAGTTAGATCATGATCGTTTATTTCTAGCACTTCTTTCTAAAAATCTACTCAAGACTTCACTTGAAGAGATAGAGCTTTGTGAAGCGATTATGAATGCCTTGGCAGAAGGATGGATGATGGGGAAAAAAGCTAAGCCACTTTTTGGAATTGAATGGAATAGCTTATGGGAAAAACCCTTAGAAGATATTCGGATGTCTTTAGATATTCCCGTCTAG
- a CDS encoding NblA/ycf18 family protein, with protein sequence MNIPTGLSLEQEFKLQVLREQVQSLSQEQAQEYLLEVVRQNMVKDNLFKHLLKKAS encoded by the coding sequence ATGAACATCCCCACAGGTCTCAGTTTAGAGCAAGAGTTTAAGCTCCAAGTTCTGCGCGAGCAAGTCCAAAGTTTATCTCAAGAGCAGGCCCAGGAATACTTGTTGGAGGTGGTGCGCCAAAATATGGTTAAGGATAACTTATTCAAGCATCTGCTTAAAAAAGCTTCCTGA
- the pstB gene encoding phosphate ABC transporter ATP-binding protein PstB produces the protein MVPNSHNSKQSETVLSTEDLCVYYGNFLALRNVSLNIPKNKITAFIGPSGCGKSTLLRCYNRLNDLIKVFRAEGKVSYHGQNLYAPNIDPVELRRQIGMVFQKPNPFPKSIYDNVAFGPRINGYKGDMDELVERSLKQAAIWDEVKDKLRQSGLALSGGQQQRLCIARALAVQPDVILMDEPCSALDPISTLRIEEVLHELKQQYTMVIVTHNMQQASRVSDMTAFFNVEPTEKGGRIGYLVEYDETQVIFHNPAKESTQEYVSGRFG, from the coding sequence ATGGTTCCCAATTCTCACAATTCCAAGCAAAGTGAAACGGTTTTAAGCACAGAAGATCTGTGTGTTTATTACGGTAACTTCCTGGCACTGCGAAATGTTTCCTTGAATATTCCCAAAAACAAAATTACAGCTTTCATAGGCCCTTCAGGATGCGGCAAAAGTACCTTGCTGCGGTGCTATAACCGGCTCAACGACCTGATCAAGGTATTTCGGGCTGAAGGTAAAGTTTCCTATCACGGCCAAAATCTCTACGCACCGAATATCGATCCGGTAGAGTTGCGCCGGCAGATTGGGATGGTGTTTCAAAAGCCAAACCCCTTCCCCAAATCAATTTATGACAATGTGGCATTTGGCCCCCGGATTAATGGCTATAAGGGGGATATGGATGAATTGGTAGAACGATCTCTCAAGCAAGCCGCCATTTGGGACGAGGTCAAAGATAAACTGCGGCAAAGTGGTTTAGCACTATCTGGAGGTCAGCAACAGCGACTGTGTATTGCTAGGGCATTAGCCGTTCAACCTGATGTTATTCTGATGGATGAACCCTGCTCAGCGCTTGACCCAATTTCAACGCTGCGAATTGAAGAGGTTCTTCATGAACTCAAGCAGCAGTATACGATGGTTATCGTCACTCACAATATGCAGCAGGCATCACGGGTGTCAGATATGACAGCCTTTTTTAATGTTGAGCCGACAGAAAAGGGCGGACGAATCGGTTACTTAGTTGAGTACGACGAAACACAAGTTATCTTCCACAATCCCGCTAAAGAATCGACACAAGAATATGTCAGCGGTCGTTTTGGATAA
- a CDS encoding helix-turn-helix domain-containing protein, with amino-acid sequence MAQARIKLTPHLSYEELTGRYRSCKNAKERSRWQTIWLLSRPDNPLSAEEVASVVGFSPDWVRKLAHRYNNYGTQGLIDFHRYNPGGKKAILTPEQQAKLSQTLLSAPPDGGLWTGPKVSQWIALETGLKASAVTGWNYLIKLGLKSQRLSRTQAE; translated from the coding sequence ATGGCTCAAGCTCGGATTAAGCTGACTCCGCATTTAAGCTATGAAGAACTTACTGGGCGATACCGTTCTTGCAAAAATGCAAAAGAACGGTCTCGCTGGCAGACAATTTGGTTACTGAGCCGGCCAGATAACCCACTCAGTGCAGAGGAAGTCGCCTCAGTGGTAGGCTTTTCACCAGATTGGGTGCGAAAGTTAGCTCATCGATATAATAACTATGGAACGCAGGGATTGATAGATTTTCACCGCTACAATCCGGGCGGCAAAAAAGCGATTCTCACCCCAGAACAACAAGCCAAACTCTCACAAACACTTTTGTCCGCGCCTCCCGATGGCGGTTTGTGGACTGGCCCGAAGGTTTCTCAGTGGATCGCTCTCGAAACGGGGCTGAAAGCCAGTGCCGTAACAGGCTGGAACTACTTGATAAAGTTAGGTTTGAAGTCTCAACGTCTCTCCAGAACCCAAGCCGAGTAA
- a CDS encoding phycobiliprotein lyase: MEAMEFFQRSEGKWLSQRATHHLPFRRTEVGDSEITVETLTADHPKVIEICQLHEVEPNKAAGGAFVRWHGSMAWDKEDENHEGSTVFAIVPDSDNPREGQMLRERGYAEIVPIAGRYLLDEDGALVLITEYETMSSVERFWFAGPDLRMRTSTVKRFGGFSTASFCTESRVASGEGAGSPSEATSAPAQETSDSKQFYSALGW; the protein is encoded by the coding sequence ATGGAGGCAATGGAGTTTTTTCAACGCAGTGAGGGCAAATGGCTATCCCAGCGTGCAACTCACCATCTACCTTTTAGAAGAACAGAGGTGGGCGATTCCGAAATAACAGTGGAAACGCTGACAGCGGATCATCCAAAAGTTATAGAGATTTGCCAATTGCATGAGGTTGAGCCGAATAAAGCTGCCGGTGGCGCATTCGTCAGGTGGCACGGCTCGATGGCGTGGGATAAAGAGGATGAAAATCACGAAGGTTCAACAGTCTTTGCCATTGTCCCAGATTCAGATAATCCCAGAGAGGGGCAGATGTTGCGCGAAAGGGGCTATGCTGAAATCGTGCCGATTGCCGGTCGCTATCTGCTCGATGAAGACGGTGCGCTGGTGCTGATTACGGAATATGAGACGATGAGTTCTGTTGAGCGCTTTTGGTTTGCCGGACCTGACTTGCGGATGCGGACAAGTACGGTGAAGCGATTTGGCGGCTTCAGCACAGCCTCATTTTGTACAGAAAGTCGAGTTGCTTCGGGTGAAGGTGCCGGCAGCCCTTCAGAGGCGACTTCCGCGCCGGCTCAGGAAACCTCTGACAGCAAACAGTTCTACTCAGCTTTAGGCTGGTGA
- the bioB gene encoding biotin synthase BioB, whose amino-acid sequence MVQASVSTSSNPSNADFSGGVAPLAGSNEQLREWLDNLAQRIIAGERIGREEALELTQIEGQDNILLLCEAADRVRQACCGNTVDLCSIINIKSGNCSENCGYCSQSAHHPGKNSPVYGLKSTEEILAQAKAAEAAGARRFCLISQGRGIKYNSPKSAEFEEILDTVRQIIAETNIKPCCALGEVTPEQAQALSEAGVTRYNHNLETSENFFGDIVTTHTWRDRVETVKNVKAAGIQACTGGIMGMGESWEDRVDLAVALRELEVESVPLNLLDARPGTPLAGRPKLDPYEALKIIAIFRLILPEQIIRYAGGREAVMGELQALGLKAGINAMLVGNYLTTMGQPADQDRAMLEALGLQGGEAPIPAPQQSAKLEI is encoded by the coding sequence GTGGTTCAAGCATCGGTTTCAACTTCATCCAATCCGTCGAACGCTGATTTCTCTGGTGGGGTCGCGCCACTCGCCGGCAGCAACGAGCAATTGCGAGAGTGGTTAGACAACCTCGCACAGCGAATCATAGCCGGCGAACGCATTGGCCGAGAGGAAGCGCTCGAACTCACCCAAATCGAAGGGCAAGACAATATCTTACTGCTGTGCGAAGCCGCAGACCGAGTGCGCCAAGCGTGTTGCGGCAACACGGTGGATCTGTGCAGCATTATCAATATCAAATCTGGTAATTGTTCGGAAAACTGCGGCTATTGCTCTCAATCAGCTCACCATCCGGGCAAAAATTCCCCCGTCTATGGCTTGAAATCTACCGAGGAAATTTTAGCGCAGGCAAAGGCGGCTGAAGCTGCCGGTGCTCGCCGGTTTTGCTTGATCTCTCAGGGACGGGGAATTAAATATAACAGCCCGAAATCCGCTGAATTTGAGGAAATTCTGGACACAGTGCGGCAGATTATTGCCGAAACTAATATCAAACCTTGCTGCGCCCTTGGGGAAGTGACACCCGAGCAGGCACAAGCGCTTTCAGAGGCGGGGGTGACGCGCTACAACCACAATCTAGAAACCTCTGAAAACTTTTTTGGGGATATCGTAACGACGCATACCTGGCGAGATCGCGTCGAGACGGTGAAGAATGTGAAAGCAGCCGGCATCCAAGCCTGCACCGGCGGCATTATGGGCATGGGAGAAAGCTGGGAAGATCGCGTCGATCTGGCAGTGGCGCTACGGGAATTAGAAGTGGAATCAGTCCCACTGAACTTGCTGGATGCCCGTCCCGGCACCCCTTTGGCCGGTCGCCCCAAACTCGATCCTTATGAAGCTTTGAAAATCATCGCGATCTTTCGGCTGATTCTGCCCGAACAGATTATTCGCTATGCCGGCGGACGGGAAGCCGTTATGGGCGAACTCCAAGCCTTGGGTTTAAAAGCTGGAATTAACGCCATGTTAGTCGGAAACTACCTCACGACAATGGGTCAACCCGCCGATCAAGACCGTGCTATGCTCGAAGCGCTTGGACTCCAGGGTGGAGAAGCACCGATCCCCGCCCCGCAACAATCCGCTAAATTGGAGATTTGA
- a CDS encoding YcjF family protein, protein MPLSRLLTLIAGLTFILGLMLWLINSLYRLYIQVAFSTPFLANLLLLLLIVLLAVLITALVYYLRLFQPAKKRKTGRRKPRPKVPVQKSEAAEETLKAVRQQVDQIQDEVAKQALISRSREIETYLSRGDLQVVVFGTGSAGKTSLVNALMGRMVGRVSAPMGTTEVGETYSLKLKGLEREILVTDTPGILEAGIAGTQREELARQLATEADLLLFVVDNDLRKSEYNPLRALAEIGKRSIVVLNKTDLYPEQDREAILARLRERVRGFVAAMDVVAIAANPQAVELENGQILEPDPDIMPLIRRMAAILRAEGEDLVADNILLQSQRLGEEARRLIDAQRRRQAEKIVERFQWIGAGVIAVTPLPVVDLLATAAVNAQMVVEIGRIYGSYLDMENGRELALSLAKTLASLGIVKGATNLVSTALQMNVGTLIVGKAIQGVTAAYLTRIAGKSFIEYFRHDQDWGDGGITEVVQRQFQLNRKDEFVKAFIKDAIAKVVEPLKVLSPQPEEEEEELEYEEEEQDRRQSDWDQRTQHESDWDEPTQRRDDW, encoded by the coding sequence ATGCCTCTGTCGCGCCTGTTAACGCTCATTGCCGGCCTCACTTTCATCCTGGGGTTAATGCTGTGGTTGATTAATTCCCTTTACCGGCTGTACATCCAAGTTGCTTTTTCTACCCCGTTTCTGGCAAATCTGCTGCTGTTGCTGCTGATTGTGCTGCTGGCGGTTTTAATTACTGCCTTGGTGTACTATCTGCGCCTATTTCAGCCGGCCAAAAAGCGAAAAACAGGCCGGCGCAAGCCAAGACCAAAAGTTCCGGTGCAAAAGTCTGAGGCGGCTGAGGAAACCTTGAAAGCGGTTCGCCAGCAGGTTGATCAAATTCAAGATGAGGTGGCTAAGCAGGCATTAATCAGCCGTTCGCGAGAAATTGAGACTTATTTATCGCGGGGGGATTTGCAGGTGGTGGTGTTTGGGACAGGAAGTGCCGGCAAAACTTCCCTAGTCAATGCTTTAATGGGGCGGATGGTTGGGCGAGTTTCCGCACCGATGGGGACAACGGAGGTGGGGGAAACTTACAGCCTGAAGTTAAAAGGATTGGAACGGGAGATTTTAGTTACCGATACACCGGGAATTTTAGAAGCGGGAATTGCCGGCACTCAGCGAGAAGAATTGGCACGACAACTGGCTACAGAAGCCGATTTGCTGTTGTTTGTGGTGGATAATGACTTGCGAAAGTCGGAATATAATCCCTTAAGGGCGTTAGCAGAGATTGGCAAGCGTTCAATCGTGGTTCTCAATAAAACGGATCTTTATCCAGAACAAGACCGAGAAGCCATTTTAGCGAGATTGCGAGAGCGAGTACGGGGGTTTGTAGCGGCAATGGATGTTGTGGCAATTGCGGCTAATCCTCAAGCGGTGGAACTAGAAAATGGGCAGATATTAGAACCTGATCCCGATATTATGCCTTTAATTCGGCGAATGGCGGCGATTCTACGGGCTGAGGGGGAAGATTTGGTGGCAGATAATATTCTGTTGCAATCCCAGCGTTTAGGAGAGGAAGCGCGACGGCTAATTGACGCGCAGCGCCGCCGGCAAGCTGAGAAAATTGTGGAACGTTTTCAGTGGATTGGTGCCGGTGTGATTGCGGTGACGCCGCTGCCGGTGGTTGATTTGCTGGCAACGGCGGCGGTTAATGCCCAAATGGTGGTAGAAATCGGCAGAATTTACGGTTCTTACCTTGATATGGAAAATGGCCGGGAATTGGCGTTGTCTCTGGCTAAAACTCTGGCGAGTTTGGGAATTGTTAAGGGCGCAACGAATTTGGTGTCTACAGCGCTGCAAATGAATGTGGGCACACTTATTGTTGGCAAGGCAATTCAAGGGGTGACGGCGGCTTATCTAACGCGAATTGCCGGCAAAAGTTTTATTGAGTATTTCCGCCACGATCAAGATTGGGGAGATGGCGGGATTACTGAGGTGGTGCAGCGGCAATTCCAGTTAAATCGCAAGGATGAGTTCGTCAAGGCGTTTATTAAGGATGCGATCGCTAAAGTCGTTGAACCTTTGAAGGTGCTTTCGCCTCAGCCGGAGGAGGAAGAAGAAGAGTTGGAATATGAAGAGGAAGAACAGGATCGCCGGCAATCTGATTGGGATCAACGAACGCAACACGAGTCTGATTGGGACGAACCAACGCAACGGCGGGATGATTGGTAA
- a CDS encoding transglycosylase domain-containing protein produces MTPPQPPQQPKTILSVLTQAVQTVAKVNFGQLALKPNARVAELWVQDAGAAAAEKYPLLGERYLLGRSSKSSDIVVRNPVVSQTHLSLSRDSSKPNAAFVIRDEGSTNGIYRGKRRITEMPLRHGDVFTLGPPELADAVQIKYIDPPPWYVNAFRYSLYGAGGLTALTVLWVGVEWQKFRVRPLPTSIQGPVVVYARDDQTPLRPPFNNAHREQRRLSDFSRYLPMAIVASEDSRYYWHVGVDPLGILRAVVANVRGGGIREGASTLTQQLARSLFRDYVGTEDSGGRKLREAVVALKLETFYSKDALLLTYLNRVFLGIDLYGFEDAAQFYFGKSSKDLTLSEAATLVGILPAPNNFNPVQNYQLAVKYRDGVLYRMRALGMISQEEADRARRSRIEINPRAKEVLESTIAPYFYSHVFNELEELLGDQLAREGNFIVETGLDVTMQRQAEASLRNTINTAGAAYNFSQGAMVTLDSKNGQVVALTGGVDYRESQFNRATQGLRQPGSTFKIFAYTAALEAGIPPEKAYSCGPVDWAGQAFEGCGGGSLDMYTALARSANAVALRVAQDVGLDGVIQMARRMGIKSKLDPVPALVLGQSEVTVLELTGAFGVLANGGVRHQPHTIKRILDSSDCTDPKNPATCRCIYSYSADSQCESRGAGGVQAISPEVADTMTVLMQGVVAPGGTGRSASIGLGEEAGKTGTTNDNVDLWFVGYVPSRQLVTGVWLGNDDNTPTAGSSAQAAQLWGDYMNRVAR; encoded by the coding sequence ATGACTCCTCCTCAGCCTCCCCAACAGCCTAAAACCATCCTCAGCGTCCTGACTCAAGCGGTGCAAACCGTTGCTAAAGTTAATTTTGGCCAACTGGCGCTTAAACCCAATGCCAGAGTCGCTGAACTCTGGGTTCAGGATGCCGGTGCGGCGGCGGCTGAGAAGTATCCACTGTTGGGCGAACGCTACCTTCTGGGGCGCAGTTCCAAATCTAGCGATATTGTCGTCCGCAACCCTGTTGTCAGCCAGACGCATCTTTCCTTGTCTCGCGATAGCAGCAAGCCCAATGCCGCTTTCGTAATTAGAGACGAGGGTTCTACCAACGGCATCTATCGGGGCAAGCGCAGGATTACCGAAATGCCTTTGCGTCATGGCGATGTCTTTACACTAGGGCCGCCTGAACTGGCTGATGCGGTGCAGATTAAATATATCGATCCGCCACCTTGGTACGTCAATGCATTCCGCTACAGCCTTTACGGTGCCGGTGGGCTGACTGCATTGACGGTGTTGTGGGTGGGCGTTGAGTGGCAAAAATTCCGAGTACGGCCTTTACCAACCTCTATACAAGGGCCGGTGGTGGTTTATGCGCGTGATGACCAAACGCCTCTACGCCCTCCTTTTAATAACGCTCACCGAGAACAGCGCCGGCTTTCAGACTTTTCTCGTTACCTGCCAATGGCCATCGTTGCTTCAGAGGACAGTCGGTATTATTGGCACGTCGGGGTCGATCCGCTAGGCATTTTGCGGGCTGTGGTGGCGAATGTGCGTGGGGGCGGTATTCGTGAGGGGGCCAGTACGCTTACTCAGCAGTTAGCCCGAAGTTTGTTTCGAGACTATGTGGGAACGGAAGATTCTGGGGGCCGTAAGCTGCGGGAGGCTGTCGTCGCCCTAAAGTTGGAGACGTTTTACAGCAAGGATGCTCTGCTGTTGACTTATCTGAACCGGGTGTTTTTAGGGATTGACTTGTATGGGTTTGAAGATGCGGCGCAGTTCTACTTCGGCAAGTCGTCAAAAGATTTAACGCTTTCAGAGGCGGCGACGCTGGTGGGAATTTTACCGGCTCCCAACAATTTCAACCCGGTTCAAAATTACCAGTTGGCGGTAAAATATCGCGATGGCGTTCTCTACCGGATGCGTGCCCTTGGCATGATCAGCCAAGAGGAGGCTGATCGGGCGCGACGATCTCGAATTGAAATTAACCCCAGAGCAAAGGAAGTTTTAGAAAGCACGATTGCTCCCTATTTTTACAGTCATGTCTTCAATGAACTTGAGGAATTGCTGGGGGATCAGCTAGCGCGAGAAGGTAATTTTATTGTAGAAACCGGCCTTGATGTGACGATGCAACGACAGGCGGAGGCGTCTTTACGCAATACGATAAATACTGCCGGCGCGGCGTATAACTTTTCTCAAGGGGCAATGGTTACGCTCGATTCTAAAAACGGCCAAGTTGTCGCCCTCACCGGCGGCGTAGACTATAGAGAAAGTCAGTTTAATCGTGCAACTCAAGGTCTGCGCCAACCTGGATCGACGTTCAAAATCTTTGCTTACACTGCTGCGCTTGAGGCGGGTATCCCGCCAGAAAAGGCTTATTCCTGTGGGCCGGTCGATTGGGCCGGCCAAGCTTTTGAGGGCTGCGGTGGTGGCAGTTTAGATATGTACACCGCCCTTGCACGCTCGGCAAATGCGGTGGCTTTGCGAGTCGCGCAGGATGTGGGTTTGGATGGGGTGATACAGATGGCCCGGCGTATGGGAATCAAATCTAAACTCGATCCGGTGCCGGCGTTGGTGCTGGGTCAAAGTGAAGTGACGGTGCTGGAACTGACCGGCGCATTTGGCGTACTGGCCAATGGTGGGGTGCGACACCAGCCTCACACGATTAAGCGCATTCTCGATAGCAGCGATTGCACCGATCCCAAAAACCCAGCAACCTGCCGGTGCATTTATTCCTACTCGGCAGACTCACAATGTGAGTCGCGGGGGGCTGGTGGTGTTCAAGCGATTTCGCCAGAAGTTGCTGACACGATGACGGTTCTGATGCAAGGGGTTGTCGCACCAGGGGGTACGGGGCGCAGTGCTTCGATTGGACTGGGAGAAGAGGCAGGGAAAACCGGCACGACCAACGATAATGTGGATCTGTGGTTTGTAGGTTACGTTCCCAGTCGGCAACTGGTGACGGGTGTTTGGTTGGGCAATGACGATAATACTCCGACTGCCGGTAGTAGCGCTCAGGCGGCACAGCTATGGGGCGATTACATGAACCGAGTGGCGCGTTAG
- a CDS encoding phycobilisome rod-core linker polypeptide — MAIPLLEYAPSSQNQRVAGFEQQPGEEKPRIYTTDNFLSGTEIDDLIWAAYRQIFSEHQILKSSRQDYLESQLKDGQISVRDFIRGLATSDVFRRRNLEPNSNYRFVELCVQRVLGRDVYNEREKIAWSIVLVTKGLQGFINDLLESEEYLSNFGDNTVPYQRRRILPQRTQGEVPFNLRTPRYEAYHRSQLGFPQSIWQNQVRRFTPQEKQAQEGNPSRYLGMAREVTPTITNTPRVSVFNINIDTAVPYRKR; from the coding sequence GTGGCTATTCCTTTGTTAGAGTACGCGCCATCAAGCCAAAATCAGCGCGTGGCTGGATTTGAGCAACAACCGGGTGAAGAAAAACCCAGAATTTATACAACCGATAACTTCCTGTCGGGTACAGAAATAGATGATTTGATCTGGGCGGCATACCGCCAAATTTTCAGCGAACACCAAATTCTGAAAAGCAGCCGCCAAGATTATTTGGAATCCCAGCTGAAAGACGGTCAGATCAGCGTGCGCGATTTTATCCGGGGTTTGGCGACTTCGGATGTGTTCCGCCGGCGCAATCTTGAACCCAACAGCAACTATCGGTTTGTTGAGCTTTGCGTACAACGCGTTTTAGGGCGTGATGTGTACAATGAGCGCGAGAAAATCGCTTGGTCAATTGTATTAGTGACCAAAGGTTTGCAAGGGTTCATCAATGACTTGCTTGAAAGCGAAGAATACCTGAGCAACTTTGGGGACAACACAGTTCCCTATCAACGCCGGCGGATTTTGCCGCAGCGTACACAAGGCGAGGTGCCCTTCAACCTGAGGACTCCTCGTTACGAAGCTTACCACCGCAGTCAGCTGGGCTTCCCACAAAGCATCTGGCAAAATCAAGTGCGCCGCTTTACTCCGCAAGAGAAGCAAGCACAAGAGGGCAATCCATCACGGTACTTGGGGATGGCGCGGGAAGTTACTCCCACAATAACCAATACGCCCAGGGTTTCCGTTTTTAACATTAATATCGATACGGCTGTGCCTTACCGCAAGCGCTAA
- the lspA gene encoding signal peptidase II, with amino-acid sequence MRFKNRLFWIAAAISLVLDRLTKAWIVQNFKLTETWPLWPNVFHFTYVTNPGAAFSLFSQGGGWLRWLSLAVSLILILLAVFGPNLNRWEQAGYGLILGGALGNGIDRFIAGEVVDFLDFRLIHFPVFNVADICINLGIACLLIATFKQAPTASKG; translated from the coding sequence ATGAGATTTAAAAATCGTCTGTTTTGGATTGCTGCTGCAATCAGTTTGGTTCTCGATCGGCTGACGAAAGCTTGGATCGTGCAAAATTTTAAACTTACAGAAACTTGGCCCTTGTGGCCCAATGTTTTTCACTTCACCTATGTCACGAATCCCGGTGCAGCGTTTAGTCTGTTCAGCCAAGGGGGTGGGTGGTTGCGCTGGCTATCTTTAGCGGTGAGTCTTATTTTAATTCTCTTAGCCGTGTTTGGCCCCAATCTCAATCGCTGGGAACAAGCCGGCTATGGATTAATTTTAGGAGGAGCGCTGGGCAACGGCATTGACCGATTTATTGCCGGTGAAGTCGTCGATTTTTTGGACTTCCGGCTCATCCACTTTCCAGTATTTAATGTGGCAGATATTTGTATTAATCTGGGCATTGCCTGCTTGCTAATTGCCACCTTCAAGCAAGCGCCGACAGCATCTAAAGGCTAG
- a CDS encoding biotin transporter BioY: MATPLELLWALIGLLLTIGGTFLEASIASPSWPWNSAAIHAQSLGVTYQIGAVLLVGCLGGKNAGALSQIAYLVLGLMWLPVFTKGGGLDYLKEPTFGYLLGFIPGAWVCGWLALQASPRLEFLAFSCICGLLTVHITGLSYLALTYSFNQDLLLPAAMKFSVQPLPGQMAVVCAVTVLSFILRQLMFY; this comes from the coding sequence GTGGCAACTCCGCTGGAATTACTGTGGGCTTTGATAGGCTTACTGCTGACGATTGGGGGCACTTTTCTGGAAGCCTCAATCGCCAGCCCTTCATGGCCTTGGAATTCTGCTGCCATTCATGCTCAATCCCTCGGTGTCACCTATCAAATTGGGGCAGTGCTTTTAGTTGGCTGTCTGGGTGGCAAAAATGCCGGTGCGCTTTCTCAAATCGCCTACTTGGTACTGGGCTTGATGTGGTTGCCGGTTTTTACCAAAGGCGGCGGATTAGATTATCTTAAAGAGCCAACGTTTGGCTATTTACTAGGGTTTATTCCAGGTGCGTGGGTGTGCGGTTGGCTAGCGCTTCAAGCATCCCCGCGTTTAGAGTTTTTGGCTTTTAGTTGTATTTGTGGATTGCTAACCGTTCATATTACAGGTCTAAGCTATTTAGCGCTGACTTACTCTTTCAATCAAGACCTGCTGTTACCGGCAGCGATGAAGTTTTCCGTTCAGCCCTTGCCCGGTCAGATGGCAGTCGTCTGTGCTGTCACAGTTCTCTCCTTTATCTTGCGGCAACTGATGTTTTATTAG